The following coding sequences lie in one Komagataeibacter sucrofermentans DSM 15973 genomic window:
- a CDS encoding DUF6525 family protein: MADNERTLRHEMWRRYVGDDWAAFDALPAAIRNRVATHAYDAWSVNVMMLWQHYKRLYGRTMRAERALIRYLDYCERLEREAFASRYSEAYGMTLPHDAAGVTVQR, translated from the coding sequence ATGGCAGATAACGAGCGGACCCTGCGGCACGAGATGTGGCGGCGCTACGTGGGTGATGACTGGGCAGCCTTCGATGCTCTTCCCGCCGCGATCCGCAACCGGGTTGCAACACATGCCTATGATGCCTGGTCGGTCAATGTCATGATGCTGTGGCAGCATTACAAACGGCTTTATGGGCGCACGATGCGCGCCGAGCGGGCATTGATCCGGTATCTTGATTATTGCGAGCGGCTGGAGCGAGAAGCGTTTGCCTCGCGCTACAGCGAAGCCTACGGCATGACCCTGCCGCATGATGCGGCAGGCGTGACCGTGCAGAGATGA
- a CDS encoding IS1182 family transposase, translating to MSSFIPFDRSQPYLLPPDLKSWLPADDMAHFIVAAVERVPMSAFCVPVRTGGKAQYHPRLMLALLIFSYANGLFSSRRIERATYRDIGVRFVAANLHPDHDTIATFRRTNRTAIEAAFAQVLLLARETGLLRLGVVSIDGTKIDADASKYRSVRYDRIRALREQLAVDIAKLMDQAEHADVTDRDPQALPEELARRETLKAKLDEACARLEADAKAQAETARPAYEKKKAAYDAKTGRRGRAPKPPDDEPPPDRQISLTDPDSRLMRRSDAHEFRQAYNAQAVVCAEGSQLIVTTDVVATSADAPSFADTVLSMEDTIGLPKTVLADTGYASGQAVRKLREKGIDPLVAIGRPCARRPYDFRPRPAEREPRRITEPWRLAMKDRLETTEAGDLYRRRKQTVEPVFGIIKSIMGFRKFSLRGLAKVTTEWTLVALAYNCKRMARLQAA from the coding sequence ATGAGCAGCTTCATCCCGTTTGACCGGTCTCAGCCGTATCTTCTGCCGCCTGATCTGAAGTCGTGGCTTCCTGCTGATGATATGGCGCATTTCATTGTAGCCGCCGTTGAGCGGGTTCCGATGAGTGCGTTCTGCGTGCCAGTGCGCACGGGAGGCAAGGCGCAGTATCATCCGCGCCTGATGCTGGCCCTTCTGATCTTCAGCTATGCGAACGGGTTGTTTTCCTCACGCCGGATCGAGCGGGCGACATATCGCGACATCGGGGTGCGATTCGTGGCGGCGAACCTGCATCCGGATCATGATACGATTGCGACCTTCCGCCGGACGAACCGGACAGCCATTGAAGCTGCATTTGCGCAGGTCCTGCTTCTGGCGCGCGAGACGGGTCTGCTGCGTCTGGGCGTGGTGTCGATCGACGGCACGAAAATCGATGCTGACGCATCGAAATACCGTTCGGTGCGCTACGACCGGATCAGGGCGCTGCGCGAACAGCTGGCTGTGGATATCGCGAAACTGATGGACCAGGCGGAGCATGCGGACGTCACAGACAGAGATCCGCAGGCATTGCCGGAAGAGCTTGCCCGGCGGGAAACGCTGAAAGCGAAGCTGGACGAAGCCTGCGCCCGGCTGGAAGCTGATGCGAAGGCGCAGGCTGAAACGGCGCGACCGGCCTACGAGAAGAAGAAAGCCGCTTATGATGCGAAAACAGGGCGTCGCGGCCGGGCGCCCAAACCGCCCGATGATGAACCACCACCCGACCGACAGATCAGTCTGACCGATCCCGACAGCCGCCTCATGCGGCGTTCGGACGCCCACGAGTTCCGGCAGGCTTACAATGCCCAGGCCGTGGTGTGCGCCGAAGGCAGCCAGTTGATCGTGACAACCGACGTTGTCGCCACATCAGCGGATGCGCCGTCCTTTGCCGACACGGTGCTGTCGATGGAAGACACAATCGGTCTCCCAAAGACAGTGCTCGCCGATACCGGTTACGCCAGCGGGCAGGCGGTCCGGAAACTGCGGGAAAAGGGCATTGATCCGCTGGTCGCCATTGGACGGCCCTGTGCCCGCAGACCTTACGACTTCCGACCCCGGCCCGCAGAAAGGGAGCCACGCCGGATAACCGAACCCTGGCGGCTTGCCATGAAGGACAGGCTGGAAACTACAGAAGCCGGAGATCTTTACAGACGACGAAAACAGACCGTGGAGCCGGTCTTTGGAATTATCAAAAGCATCATGGGCTTCAGAAAATTCAGCCTGCGTGGCCTTGCAAAAGTCACGACCGAATGGACACTCGTTGCTCTCGCATACAACTGTAAAAGAATGGCGCGGCTTCAGGCAGCATAA
- a CDS encoding type II toxin-antitoxin system RelE/ParE family toxin codes for MQVEWSKLARSDAEAIRAYLLDRNPYAAKRILLRLIDATKDLAMFPSIGRIGLDGTREWVVAQPYVLLYEVNEMAGIVKILRVWHSAQDR; via the coding sequence GTGCAGGTTGAGTGGTCGAAGCTGGCCCGTTCTGATGCGGAAGCAATCAGAGCCTACCTGTTGGATCGAAACCCATACGCAGCTAAGCGAATTTTACTCCGTCTGATCGATGCGACAAAAGACTTGGCAATGTTCCCGAGCATCGGTCGGATAGGGCTGGACGGCACCCGCGAATGGGTCGTCGCCCAGCCCTACGTTCTGCTCTACGAAGTCAATGAAATGGCCGGAATCGTTAAAATCCTGCGTGTTTGGCACAGCGCCCAAGACCGCTGA
- a CDS encoding helix-turn-helix domain-containing protein — translation MSRIVRLTTKRQMADQQAAATIAEQLELITPEMLEGAPGDLKLLLSRAIYSAQKQSRPNTEGLWPGGFTMISRDQTKLVWDAIRALPPEDRPQQVRHAFDLALLSLRQDTGEIMMRRDELAEEIGCSPQNVSQIMGVLERMGAVRRTRQKVPGIRGPGVAIYYINPHVGWNGSLDARKAQAEEIHPPVQLELLQGGAK, via the coding sequence ATGTCCCGGATTGTCAGACTGACCACCAAGCGGCAAATGGCCGACCAGCAGGCCGCAGCTACCATTGCCGAACAACTGGAACTCATCACTCCGGAAATGCTGGAAGGCGCTCCGGGAGACCTGAAACTGTTGCTGTCACGGGCTATCTACAGCGCACAAAAGCAATCGCGCCCGAACACCGAAGGACTTTGGCCGGGAGGTTTCACCATGATTAGCCGCGACCAGACGAAACTTGTGTGGGATGCCATCCGCGCCCTTCCGCCAGAAGATCGCCCCCAGCAGGTACGTCACGCCTTCGATCTGGCCTTGCTGTCACTGCGACAGGATACCGGCGAAATCATGATGCGCCGTGATGAACTTGCCGAAGAAATCGGCTGTTCTCCGCAGAACGTCAGCCAAATTATGGGCGTTCTCGAGCGTATGGGTGCCGTCCGTCGAACCCGCCAAAAGGTGCCGGGGATCAGAGGACCGGGTGTGGCAATATATTACATCAACCCGCATGTCGGCTGGAATGGCTCTCTAGATGCTCGCAAGGCACAGGCTGAAGAAATCCATCCGCCGGTACAGCTTGAGCTTCTGCAAGGGGGAGCCAAATGA
- a CDS encoding IS5 family transposase — protein sequence MTPTRKPYPSDVSDEEWSLVVPYLVLMREDAHQRHHALRELFNGLRYVIRYGIAWRAMPNDLPPWSAVYQQSRRWMEAGCFDALVSDLRAVLRIASGRRAEPTAAIIDSWTLRSTPESGSRAGYDGAKRKRGSKLHMAVDTLGHLLALHVTPASRDDRAEVGRLAAAIQDATDESVELAYVDQGYTGEKPARAARAQGIALEVVRLSEAKRGFVLLPRRWVVERSFAWATRCRRLVKDYERYASTLASLHVIAFACFMLRNAAMLAQGA from the coding sequence ATGACGCCTACACGCAAACCGTATCCCTCTGATGTATCAGATGAAGAATGGTCTCTGGTTGTCCCGTATCTGGTTCTGATGCGCGAGGATGCGCACCAACGACATCACGCATTGCGCGAACTGTTCAATGGATTGCGTTACGTGATCCGCTACGGAATTGCCTGGCGCGCCATGCCGAATGACCTTCCGCCGTGGTCGGCGGTCTACCAGCAATCCCGTCGCTGGATGGAGGCAGGTTGTTTTGACGCGTTGGTGTCTGATCTGCGTGCCGTGCTGCGTATCGCTTCTGGCCGCAGGGCGGAGCCAACGGCAGCCATTATCGACAGCTGGACATTACGTTCGACGCCGGAAAGCGGTTCCCGCGCCGGATATGATGGAGCCAAGCGCAAAAGGGGATCAAAGCTGCACATGGCCGTGGACACGCTGGGGCATCTGCTGGCCCTGCATGTCACACCAGCCAGTCGGGATGATCGCGCCGAAGTGGGACGTCTTGCCGCTGCCATTCAGGACGCGACGGACGAGAGCGTTGAACTGGCCTATGTCGATCAGGGATATACCGGCGAGAAGCCTGCCAGGGCAGCACGGGCCCAGGGGATCGCCCTTGAGGTCGTCAGGTTGTCCGAAGCCAAACGCGGCTTTGTGCTGCTGCCGCGCCGATGGGTTGTCGAGCGATCTTTCGCATGGGCAACACGTTGTCGTAGGCTCGTCAAAGATTACGAGCGTTACGCTTCAACACTCGCAAGTCTCCATGTCATTGCGTTCGCGTGCTTCATGCTTAGAAATGCAGCTATGCTCGCCCAAGGTGCATAA
- a CDS encoding Rrf2 family transcriptional regulator — protein MALYGAITEYVLHSLLWLVDNPEPVSSLDLAELQEIPAAFVAKLLPKLEKAGLLAASEGLKGGYRLARPAGEITVLAVVDAVEGQKSLFNCQEIRGRCALFDQHPPEWATRGVCGIHGVMLRAEQAMRRELAETTLADLARSVHDKAPAPFFGEAQSWFDERVQTRRTRKIRQRRRSGHS, from the coding sequence ATGGCACTTTATGGCGCAATTACCGAATATGTCCTGCACAGCCTGCTGTGGCTGGTCGACAATCCTGAACCTGTCAGCAGCCTTGATCTGGCAGAATTGCAGGAGATCCCTGCAGCGTTCGTCGCCAAGCTGCTTCCCAAACTTGAAAAGGCAGGGCTTCTCGCCGCGTCTGAAGGCCTGAAAGGCGGTTACAGACTGGCCAGACCAGCCGGGGAGATCACCGTGCTGGCCGTTGTGGACGCGGTTGAAGGCCAGAAGAGCCTTTTCAACTGTCAGGAAATCCGTGGTCGTTGCGCGCTTTTTGATCAACACCCGCCTGAATGGGCGACACGGGGCGTGTGCGGAATTCATGGCGTTATGCTGCGGGCCGAGCAGGCCATGCGGCGGGAACTGGCGGAAACAACGCTCGCCGATCTGGCCAGATCAGTTCACGACAAGGCCCCTGCCCCCTTTTTTGGAGAGGCACAGTCATGGTTCGACGAACGTGTTCAGACCCGTCGGACTCGCAAGATCAGGCAACGCAGAAGATCAGGTCATTCCTGA
- a CDS encoding cupin domain-containing protein, which produces MRKFLAFGAIAASFCTHSLHAATTVTPLTAHDLQGIPGKEGAMLTVDYGPGESDPIHRHNATVFVYVLKGSIIMQIKGGRPVTLKEGQTFFEGPDDVHLVGRNASQTEPARFLAFFVKDKTAPFVFPAN; this is translated from the coding sequence ATGCGCAAGTTTCTTGCTTTCGGCGCCATAGCCGCAAGCTTCTGCACCCATTCCCTTCATGCAGCCACCACCGTCACGCCCCTGACAGCGCATGACCTGCAAGGAATACCCGGCAAGGAAGGGGCCATGCTGACAGTAGACTACGGACCCGGAGAGTCTGATCCGATCCACAGGCACAATGCCACGGTCTTTGTGTATGTGCTGAAGGGAAGCATCATCATGCAAATCAAGGGCGGTAGGCCTGTCACCCTGAAAGAAGGGCAGACGTTCTTTGAAGGACCGGACGATGTCCATCTCGTCGGGCGCAATGCCAGCCAGACGGAGCCCGCCCGTTTCCTTGCGTTTTTCGTCAAGGACAAGACTGCGCCCTTCGTTTTTCCCGCCAATTGA
- a CDS encoding NAD(P)-dependent oxidoreductase encodes MKVLVAGASGALGRPLITRLRDAGHEVWGLAHRPDSLEAIERLGACPVKADALDRAGIFTLVGQIRPEVVIDQLTSLPASPFDLPARIAADCRLRLEGGGHLFDAARTWRVQRYIQQLSGFYLDGGEDLATEDSPLRVNAPGTIGESARMYAALEKRVLNAPTMEGIGLRYGFFYGPGTWYWPDGAFSRHLAQGEVPLIGAGRSMFSFIHVDDAAQATVAALTAQTGIYNIVDSQPTKLSEWLPAYADWIGAGVPSHLGEQEAQRLMGKESIYYQNKLTGASNRKALDMLGFSPRRLPWLNR; translated from the coding sequence ATGAAGGTTCTTGTTGCTGGTGCCAGCGGCGCACTGGGGCGCCCGCTGATCACGCGCCTGCGGGACGCAGGGCATGAAGTCTGGGGACTGGCCCATCGTCCTGACAGCCTTGAGGCGATTGAAAGGCTCGGCGCATGTCCCGTGAAGGCCGATGCGCTCGACCGGGCCGGTATTTTTACACTTGTCGGGCAGATTCGCCCGGAAGTAGTCATCGACCAGTTGACCTCCCTGCCCGCCAGTCCCTTCGATCTGCCCGCGCGCATCGCCGCCGACTGCAGGCTGCGTCTGGAAGGCGGCGGCCATCTGTTCGATGCGGCCCGGACCTGGCGCGTGCAGCGCTACATCCAGCAATTATCAGGATTTTATCTGGATGGTGGAGAGGACCTGGCGACAGAGGATTCGCCGCTAAGGGTCAACGCCCCCGGCACGATTGGTGAAAGTGCGCGGATGTATGCGGCGCTGGAAAAACGGGTCCTGAACGCGCCGACGATGGAAGGCATCGGGCTCCGTTACGGGTTCTTCTATGGCCCCGGCACATGGTACTGGCCGGATGGCGCGTTCAGCCGCCATCTTGCACAGGGTGAAGTCCCTCTGATCGGTGCGGGCCGCAGCATGTTTTCCTTCATTCATGTCGATGATGCAGCCCAGGCGACGGTCGCGGCGCTGACGGCACAAACGGGGATCTATAACATTGTCGACAGTCAACCGACGAAGCTATCCGAATGGCTGCCAGCCTATGCAGACTGGATCGGAGCAGGTGTTCCGTCCCATTTGGGCGAGCAGGAGGCCCAGCGCCTCATGGGCAAGGAAAGCATCTATTACCAGAATAAGCTGACGGGCGCGAGCAATCGAAAAGCCCTGGATATGCTGGGTTTCAGTCCACGACGGCTACCGTGGCTCAATCGGTAA
- a CDS encoding efflux RND transporter permease subunit — MNAIVVTALRRPYTFVVLSILIVVFGIMSVWRTPTDVFPNIRIPVVSVVWTYGGMLPEEFAGRIIYNYELMVTSTVEGIEHMESSSYYGRGIVNIYFQPGTDIGKAEAEVTAISQTVIKQLPENIPSPMVMSLDASSVPVLTLQVTSDKQTPSDLFKLAMIRVRPLLVTVPGAVVPQAYGGMDSFVMVALNQQQLQAHHLSAMDVQNALRGQNIVLPAGDQKIAATDWMVQTNATPRSMKELGDIPVKRVGNAVIYVHDVAEVYRGGHPQTNLVLVKGKQGVEIVVMKSGDASTLDVVAGAKALLPRIQKLLPPDVKVSILGDASVFVKDSIFDVVREMLTAAFLTGMVVLLFLGSWRPTVIIATSIPLAILCAIIGLHWAGQTINVMTLGGLALAVGILVDDATVMIENIDAHLEMGKTLEPAIIDAANQIVIPTFVATTCICIVWLPLFGLSGVAGWLFMPMAEAIIFAMIASFILSRTLVPTMAKYLLAGHSVAGHGDSHHCEPQVHNLQYPRRLPERFQQAFERGFNTFRERYGALLGRAIARRGRFVAIFLGVSVCSLGLYLIAGRDFFPETKSGTLQMHMRAPLGTRIEVAGREASLVEDRVNALFPGKVESMIENCGLPEGAHNQAFIPTPTIGTQDCDITIALKDEETPVWDDRAILRRDLSARFPGTVFTFQPADLTAKILNFGSPAPIDVQISGPDLRDNYDYARLLVNRLRSVPGAADVVIQQTMKTPTLFVQGNRTFGQATGMTEADLANNELMTLSGSQTVDPQYWLDPATGITFPLNVYVSQDQLTHFNNLMTIPVDKGDGDPQGRHMQLLGGISDVSATGTPGQVSHFNSMPEVDIYVSAEGADLGQVTTGVQHVLDQTRDKVPSTAAVVVRGQTETMRHAYIELVFGLVVSVLLIYLLIVVNFQSWLDPFIIISALPAALAGIAWALFLTHTRLSVPALTGAIMCMGTATANSILVVSFARERIEEHGDALRAALEAGYGRIRPVLMTALAMVIGMVPMAMSNSQNAPLGRAVIGGLLVATVSTLLFVPCVYAILHNRAPRNREELN; from the coding sequence ATGAATGCCATCGTAGTCACTGCGCTACGTCGGCCCTATACCTTTGTGGTGCTTTCGATCCTGATCGTGGTCTTTGGCATCATGTCGGTATGGCGTACGCCGACGGATGTGTTCCCCAATATCCGCATTCCGGTCGTATCCGTCGTCTGGACCTATGGCGGCATGCTGCCTGAGGAATTCGCAGGCCGGATCATCTATAATTACGAACTCATGGTGACCTCGACTGTCGAGGGCATCGAACATATGGAAAGCAGTTCGTATTACGGGCGCGGCATCGTCAACATATACTTCCAGCCCGGCACCGATATTGGCAAGGCCGAGGCCGAAGTCACCGCCATTTCCCAGACGGTGATCAAGCAGCTGCCCGAGAATATCCCCTCCCCCATGGTCATGAGCCTCGATGCCTCATCCGTGCCGGTGCTCACGCTTCAGGTCACGTCGGATAAACAGACCCCGTCCGACCTGTTCAAGCTGGCCATGATCCGCGTGCGGCCGCTGCTTGTCACCGTGCCGGGTGCTGTGGTGCCGCAGGCCTATGGCGGCATGGACAGTTTTGTCATGGTGGCGCTGAACCAGCAGCAGCTCCAGGCGCATCACCTCTCGGCCATGGATGTGCAGAACGCCCTGCGCGGGCAGAATATCGTGCTCCCGGCGGGTGACCAGAAAATCGCGGCCACCGACTGGATGGTGCAGACCAACGCCACCCCGCGCTCGATGAAGGAACTGGGCGATATTCCGGTCAAGCGCGTGGGCAATGCCGTGATCTATGTGCATGACGTGGCCGAGGTCTATCGTGGCGGCCACCCGCAGACCAACCTTGTGCTGGTAAAAGGCAAGCAGGGTGTCGAGATCGTGGTCATGAAAAGTGGCGACGCCTCAACGCTGGATGTAGTCGCAGGCGCCAAGGCGCTGCTGCCACGCATCCAGAAACTGCTGCCGCCCGATGTGAAGGTGAGCATTCTGGGCGATGCTTCGGTATTCGTTAAGGATTCCATTTTCGATGTGGTGCGCGAGATGCTCACCGCAGCCTTCCTGACCGGCATGGTGGTGCTGCTGTTCCTGGGCTCATGGCGGCCCACGGTCATCATCGCCACCTCCATTCCGCTGGCCATACTGTGCGCCATCATCGGGTTGCACTGGGCGGGGCAGACCATCAATGTCATGACGCTGGGCGGGCTGGCGCTGGCGGTGGGTATCCTGGTCGATGACGCCACGGTGATGATCGAGAACATCGACGCGCATCTGGAAATGGGCAAGACGCTGGAACCCGCCATCATCGATGCCGCCAACCAGATCGTCATCCCCACCTTTGTCGCCACCACCTGCATCTGCATTGTCTGGCTGCCGCTGTTTGGCCTGAGCGGGGTGGCGGGCTGGCTGTTCATGCCCATGGCGGAGGCAATCATCTTCGCCATGATTGCGTCGTTCATCCTCTCGCGCACGCTGGTGCCGACCATGGCCAAATACCTGCTGGCAGGCCATAGCGTGGCAGGGCATGGCGATTCCCACCACTGCGAGCCGCAGGTGCATAACCTGCAATACCCCAGGCGCCTGCCCGAGCGCTTCCAGCAGGCATTCGAGCGCGGCTTCAACACTTTCCGTGAGCGTTACGGGGCGCTGCTCGGGCGCGCCATCGCGCGGCGGGGGCGGTTCGTGGCGATCTTCCTCGGCGTATCGGTCTGCTCGCTGGGGCTGTACCTGATCGCAGGGCGCGACTTCTTCCCCGAGACGAAGTCCGGCACGCTGCAGATGCACATGCGCGCGCCCCTTGGCACCCGCATTGAGGTGGCGGGGCGCGAAGCTTCGCTGGTGGAGGACCGGGTCAATGCGCTCTTCCCCGGCAAGGTGGAGAGCATGATCGAGAACTGTGGCCTGCCCGAAGGCGCGCATAACCAGGCCTTCATCCCCACCCCAACCATCGGCACGCAGGACTGCGACATCACCATTGCGCTCAAGGATGAGGAAACCCCGGTCTGGGATGACCGCGCCATCCTGCGCCGCGACCTCTCGGCGCGTTTTCCCGGCACGGTATTCACCTTCCAGCCCGCCGACCTGACGGCCAAGATCCTGAATTTCGGCTCCCCTGCCCCCATCGACGTGCAGATTTCCGGCCCTGACCTGCGCGATAACTACGACTACGCCCGCCTGCTCGTAAACCGCCTGCGCAGCGTGCCGGGTGCCGCCGATGTCGTGATCCAGCAGACCATGAAGACACCGACCCTGTTCGTGCAGGGCAACCGCACCTTTGGCCAGGCCACCGGCATGACGGAAGCGGACCTTGCCAATAACGAACTCATGACCCTGTCAGGCAGCCAGACGGTGGACCCGCAATACTGGCTCGACCCGGCCACGGGCATCACCTTCCCGCTCAATGTCTATGTCTCACAGGACCAGCTGACGCATTTCAACAACCTCATGACCATCCCGGTCGACAAGGGCGATGGCGACCCGCAGGGGCGACACATGCAGTTGCTCGGCGGCATCAGCGATGTCAGCGCCACCGGCACGCCAGGGCAGGTCTCGCACTTCAATTCCATGCCTGAGGTGGACATCTATGTCTCCGCCGAGGGGGCGGATCTAGGGCAGGTCACCACCGGCGTGCAGCATGTGCTGGACCAGACGCGCGACAAGGTGCCCTCCACCGCCGCCGTGGTAGTGCGTGGCCAGACCGAGACCATGCGCCATGCCTATATCGAACTTGTGTTCGGGCTGGTGGTGTCGGTGCTGCTGATCTACCTGCTCATCGTGGTCAACTTCCAGTCCTGGCTGGACCCGTTCATCATCATCTCGGCCCTGCCCGCGGCCCTTGCAGGCATCGCCTGGGCGCTGTTCCTGACCCACACGCGCCTGTCGGTACCGGCATTGACGGGAGCGATCATGTGCATGGGCACGGCGACCGCCAATTCCATCCTTGTGGTGTCCTTCGCGCGGGAGCGGATCGAGGAGCATGGCGACGCGCTACGTGCTGCACTCGAGGCGGGCTACGGCCGCATCCGCCCCGTGCTGATGACGGCGCTGGCCATGGTGATCGGCATGGTGCCCATGGCCATGAGCAACTCCCAGAACGCGCCGTTGGGCCGCGCCGTAATTGGCGGACTGCTGGTGGCCACCGTGTCCACGCTCCTGTTCGTGCCCTGTGTTTACGCAATCCTGCATAACCGCGCCCCCCGCAACCGCGAGGAACTGAACTGA